A single region of the Vicia villosa cultivar HV-30 ecotype Madison, WI linkage group LG4, Vvil1.0, whole genome shotgun sequence genome encodes:
- the LOC131597108 gene encoding uncharacterized protein LOC131597108, with protein MVNEKRSKSQQGRGRPYDAPSGKGKQRAYEGKKTSGGDAPAGIVCFKCGKVSHKSNVCTADAMRCFRYGQPGHAAPECKRKDVVCFNCGEEGHVSTKSANCVERLTLALILILPNPEDSFVVYYDASMMGLGGVLMQNDKVVAYASRQLRVHEKNYPTHDLELAAVMFVLKI; from the exons ATGGTTAATGAGAAGAGGAGCAAGAGTCAGCAAGGTCGTGGCAGGCCTTATGATGCTCCTAGTGGCAAGGGTAAGCAGAGGGCTTATGAGGGCAAGaagactagtgggggagatgctcctgctggtaTTGTATGCTTTAAGTGTGGAAAAGTCAGTCATAAGAGCAATGTGTGTACTGCTGATGCGATGAGGTGTTTCCGTTATGGACAACCTGGTCATGCCGCACCTGAGTGCAAGCGTAAGGATgtggtgtgtttcaactgtggtgaagagggacacgTTAGTACCAAGT CTGCTAATTGTGTTGAGAGGTTGACGTTGGCTctgattttgatattgcctaatccagAGGATTCGTTTGTGGTTTATTATGACGCTTCTatgatggggttaggtggtgtgctCATGCAGAATGATAAGGTTGTTGCTTATGCGTCAAGGCAATTGAGGGTTCacgagaagaactatcctacacatgatttggagCTTGCTGCTGTTATGTTTGTGTTGAAGATTTAG
- the LOC131597109 gene encoding uncharacterized protein LOC131597109, which yields MTGRNDVAIAATLEAMAQALEHQSNGGENATSRNLATFQRENPPVFKGTHDPDGALTWIKEIERIFHVMDCSPEQKVRYGTHQLVVEADDWWLETCERELLRKYFPEDVRGKKDIEFLELRQGNKSVVEYAAKFGELAKFYKHYDGPTSEFSKCIKFENGLRS from the exons ATGACGGGAAGGAATGATGTTGCTATTGCTGCTACCTTGGAGgcaatggctcaagctttggagCATCAGTCGAATGGTGGTGAGAATGCTACATCTCGCAATTTGGCTaccttccagagggagaatccacCTGTTTTCAAGGGTACCcatgatcctgatggcgcattgACTTGGATAAAGGAGATTGAACGAATCTTTCATGTGATGGATTGCTCTCCAGagcagaaggttcggtatgggactcatcAGTTAGTggttgaagctgatgattggtggctcgAGACTTGTGAGAG GGAGTTATTGAGgaagtattttcctgaagatgtccgtggcaagaaAGATATTGAATTTCTTGAGTTGAGGCAAGGGAACAAGTcggttgtggagtatgctgctaagtttggcgAGTTGGCTAAGTTTTACAAACACTATGATGGGCCaactagtgaattctcaaagtgcattaagtttgagaatggattGCGTTCCTAG